In Sphingomonas sp. LT1P40, the DNA window TCGCCCGACAACGCCTCCAGTGTCTCGCGCGTCTCGGCAATGAATTCTTGCAGCAGGTCGTCCAACATTGCCCCCAACGCAGTTGCATCGGGTCATGGCAGGTCAGGCGTTAAGGGGGCGTTAGCTAGGCGGTTCTGAAAGAAGCGCCGAACAACAACACTTCCGCATCCGCTGGTGACACCTGCAACTCGCCGCCACCCTGCGTCACCAGTTCATGCACCAGATAAGCGGCCGCCGCGCGCGGCGTCACCGGCATGGCGTCGTCGCCGCCCATCAATGCGGCGCGCAGTTCCTGATCGAGCACGATCCGCGGACCATCGGCGCGCACGACGATCTCGACGCTGCCGTCCTGCACTTCCGCGCCGATATCTAGCTGTCCGCCGCGCACCAGCGCATCGCCGCCGATCAGGGCGAGGTTGAGCAGCACCTTGATGACCTGCTTGGGCAGCACCGGATTTTCGACCATCCAGCCGACGCTCACGCGATGATTGTCGCCGAACAACCCGTCGATCGCCGCCTGTGCCTCACGCGTGTCGACCGTATCGCCGAACCCGCCCGCCGCGCCGAACGCCAGGCGAAAGAACTTCAGCTTGTTCGCGCTCGCTT includes these proteins:
- a CDS encoding histidine phosphotransferase family protein, translating into MNISPTDFASLLCSRLCHDLLSPVGALNNGLELLADEQDPEMRQRCLELLAESAKASANKLKFFRLAFGAAGGFGDTVDTREAQAAIDGLFGDNHRVSVGWMVENPVLPKQVIKVLLNLALIGGDALVRGGQLDIGAEVQDGSVEIVVRADGPRIVLDQELRAALMGGDDAMPVTPRAAAAYLVHELVTQGGGELQVSPADAEVLLFGASFRTA